In Xenopus tropicalis strain Nigerian chromosome 5, UCB_Xtro_10.0, whole genome shotgun sequence, one genomic interval encodes:
- the tsc22d2 gene encoding TSC22 domain family protein 2 isoform X2, with protein MSKMPAKKKSCFQITSVITAQSASSITEETESLDDPDESRTEDVSSEIFDVSRATDYGPEDVVERSSSEETLSNVGESETPGAVSPNVPQDGIGVIGTNGGTMSRGSGQGATLGLTNQLSSGTATQITPAATATPTASSVPLVSSQSAATSSTTTTTTCSSRFRVIKLDHGSGEPYRRGRWTCTEFYDRDSDATLITRTGDAIRHTSTFDHSADRDSGLGATGGSVVASAVHGGHGSESAVDSSLCAVSQLLQNEKMNQPSQQQQFLIGQQAVGGMVSQGTAQQMYPGAVTSQQMIVQQSQSHTAAQSATNGKGTSSRNVHTVQSTISLTQQQPSVSVSQPQAFTYSQVQSGHMMSPQPAGQTEYVQHITVIQSQGTTQKPTTSLNASTVAQSSLPGQHLQAGGTQLIGLLPKTSDSVSQGSGLIQSGQATQSQPVHVQHPGSGAQPSVPSIGIVQQKSINQQVSGSSNVSGIPGGHLTMAPGIQNVPATGTGVTGVPSTVPSVSATPVTMPIAPAAFVQSPLSSHTSVSRSNSLIPTVGLPTMQGTSNVHTSLPQSNINQFQTQSQSLVGQIDDRRKSEPLPQPPMSLISEKPFVKVPITDTLTNPLLPVFGLPVDGDEDSSSSANVVAIDNKIEQAMDLVKSHLMYAVREEVEVLKEQIKELIEKNSTLERENALLKSLSNNDQLSQLTNQAGLSTCQQQQPPVTTAPISAPPNAHPAQQPNVSSA; from the exons ATGTCAAAGATGCCAGCCAAGAAAAAGAGCTGCTTCCAGATCACAAGTGTCATCACGGCCCAGTCGGCCAGCAGCATCACGGAGGAAACGGAGAGTCTGGATGACCCGGACGAATCGCGGACCGAGGATGTGTCTTCGGAGATTTTCGATGTCTCCCGGGCTACAGACTACGGGCCGGAAGATGTTGTGGAGCGGAGCTCGTCCGAGGAGACCCTCAGCAATGTCGGCGAGTCAGAGACGCCAGGCGCCGTGTCGCCCAATGTGCCGCAGGATGGTATTGGGGTCATTGGCACTAATGGGGGCACCATGAGCAGAGGGAGCGGGCAAGGAGCTACATTAGGTCTGACAAACCAACTTTCTAGTGGAACTGCTACTCAGATCACTCCTGCTGCGACTGCTACGCCCACCGCCTCTAGTGTTCCCCTAGTATCTTCTCAGTCGGCAGCGACAAGcagcaccaccaccaccaccacttgCAGCTCTCGCTTCAGGGTGATCAAACTTGACCATGGCTCAGGGGAGCCGTACAGGAGAGGCCGATGGACATGTACAGAATTTTATGACAGGGACTCTGATGCCACCTTAATCACTAGGACTGGGGATGCAATCAGGCACACAAGCACATTTGATCACTCTGCGGACAGGGACAGTGGATTGGGGGCCACAGGGGGTTCTGTTGTGGCCTCTGCTGTGCATGGTGGCCACGGTTCAGAATCTGCAGTTGACAGTTCCCTTTGTGCTGTGTCACAGTTGCTTCAGAATGAGAAAATGAACCAACCCTCTCAGCAGCAACAGTTTCTAATTGGGCAGCAGGCGGTAGGTGGAATGGTGTCTCAAGGTACTGCCCAACAGATGTACCCTGGTGCTGTTACAAGTCAGCAGATGATAGTGCAGCAGAGCCAGTCACATACAGCTGCACAAAGTGCAACGAATGGCAAAGGAACCAGTTCTCGTAATGTACATACAGTCCAGTCAACAATATCTTTAACTCAGCAGCAACCCAGTGTTTCTGTTAGTCAGCCTCAAGCGTTCACTTACTCCCAGGTGCAGTCTGGACACATGATGTCCCCTCAGCCAGCTGGTCAGACGGAATATGTCCAACATATAACAGTTATACAATCCCAAGGAACAACTCAGAAACCCACCACATCTCTCAATGCAAGTACTGTTGCTCAGTCAAGTCTTCCAGGCCAACACCTGCAAGCAGGTGGAACACAACTAATAGGTCTTCTTCCCAAAACTAGTGACTCAGTGAGCCAGGGATCAGGATTGATACAGAGCGGTCAGGCAACCCAGAGCCAGCCAGTTCATGTCCAGCACCCAGGAAGTGGGGCACAACCATCTGTGCCATCTATTGGAATAGTGCAGCAGAAGTCTATAAATCAGCAAGTGAGTGGGAGTAGTAATGTTTCAGGCATTCCAGGGGGACACCTTACCATGGCTCCGGGAATACAGAACGTGCCTGCAACTGGTACAGGTGTTACTGGAGTACCAAGTACGGTGCCAAGTGTGTCTGCCACTCCTGTTACTATGCCAATTGCTCCTGCTGCTTTTGTGCAGTCTCCACTGAGCAGCCATACATCTGTCAGTAGAAGTAATAGCCTGATCCCAACAGTTGGGCTTCCAACAATGCAAGGCACATCAAATGTACACACAAGTTTGCCACAGTCAAATATTAATCAATTTCAGACTCAGAGCCAGTCACTGGTTGGCCAAATAGATGACAGAAGAAAGTCTGAACCTCTACCTCAGCCACCAATGTCTCTTATTTCTGAGAAGCCTTTTGTGAAAGTCCCCATCACAGACACCTTAACAAACCCTCTATTACCCGTTTTTGGTTTACCAGTTGATGGTGATGAAGACAG TTCATCGAGTGCAAATGTTGTAGCCATCGACAACAAAATTGAACAGGCAATG GACCTGGTGAAAAGCCATCTGATGTATGCAGTAAGAGAAGAAGTGGAAGTCCTAAAGGAACAAATAAAGGAATTAATAGAGAAAAACTCTACCCTTGAACGGGAAAATGCACTGTTAAAATCTCTTTCCAACAATGATCAGCTGTCCCAACTCACAAATCAAGCTGGACTGAGCACTTGCCAGCAACAACAGCCTCCAgtgactacagctcccatcagtGCTCCACCGAATGCACACCCCGCGCAGCAACCGAATGTCTCTTCAGCATAA
- the tsc22d2 gene encoding TSC22 domain family protein 2 isoform X1 translates to MSKMPAKKKSCFQITSVITAQSASSITEETESLDDPDESRTEDVSSEIFDVSRATDYGPEDVVERSSSEETLSNVGESETPGAVSPNVPQDGIGVIGTNGGTMSRGSGQGATLGLTNQLSSGTATQITPAATATPTASSVPLVSSQSAATSSTTTTTTCSSRFRVIKLDHGSGEPYRRGRWTCTEFYDRDSDATLITRTGDAIRHTSTFDHSADRDSGLGATGGSVVASAVHGGHGSESAVDSSLCAVSQLLQNEKMNQPSQQQQFLIGQQAVGGMVSQGTAQQMYPGAVTSQQMIVQQSQSHTAAQSATNGKGTSSRNVHTVQSTISLTQQQPSVSVSQPQAFTYSQVQSGHMMSPQPAGQTEYVQHITVIQSQGTTQKPTTSLNASTVAQSSLPGQHLQAGGTQLIGLLPKTSDSVSQGSGLIQSGQATQSQPVHVQHPGSGAQPSVPSIGIVQQKSINQQVSGSSNVSGIPGGHLTMAPGIQNVPATGTGVTGVPSTVPSVSATPVTMPIAPAAFVQSPLSSHTSVSRSNSLIPTVGLPTMQGTSNVHTSLPQSNINQFQTQSQSLVGQIDDRRKSEPLPQPPMSLISEKPFVKVPITDTLTNPLLPVFGLPVDGDEDRNPSSAFYEAFHLKFRGSKKLCDSSSSANVVAIDNKIEQAMDLVKSHLMYAVREEVEVLKEQIKELIEKNSTLERENALLKSLSNNDQLSQLTNQAGLSTCQQQQPPVTTAPISAPPNAHPAQQPNVSSA, encoded by the exons ATGTCAAAGATGCCAGCCAAGAAAAAGAGCTGCTTCCAGATCACAAGTGTCATCACGGCCCAGTCGGCCAGCAGCATCACGGAGGAAACGGAGAGTCTGGATGACCCGGACGAATCGCGGACCGAGGATGTGTCTTCGGAGATTTTCGATGTCTCCCGGGCTACAGACTACGGGCCGGAAGATGTTGTGGAGCGGAGCTCGTCCGAGGAGACCCTCAGCAATGTCGGCGAGTCAGAGACGCCAGGCGCCGTGTCGCCCAATGTGCCGCAGGATGGTATTGGGGTCATTGGCACTAATGGGGGCACCATGAGCAGAGGGAGCGGGCAAGGAGCTACATTAGGTCTGACAAACCAACTTTCTAGTGGAACTGCTACTCAGATCACTCCTGCTGCGACTGCTACGCCCACCGCCTCTAGTGTTCCCCTAGTATCTTCTCAGTCGGCAGCGACAAGcagcaccaccaccaccaccacttgCAGCTCTCGCTTCAGGGTGATCAAACTTGACCATGGCTCAGGGGAGCCGTACAGGAGAGGCCGATGGACATGTACAGAATTTTATGACAGGGACTCTGATGCCACCTTAATCACTAGGACTGGGGATGCAATCAGGCACACAAGCACATTTGATCACTCTGCGGACAGGGACAGTGGATTGGGGGCCACAGGGGGTTCTGTTGTGGCCTCTGCTGTGCATGGTGGCCACGGTTCAGAATCTGCAGTTGACAGTTCCCTTTGTGCTGTGTCACAGTTGCTTCAGAATGAGAAAATGAACCAACCCTCTCAGCAGCAACAGTTTCTAATTGGGCAGCAGGCGGTAGGTGGAATGGTGTCTCAAGGTACTGCCCAACAGATGTACCCTGGTGCTGTTACAAGTCAGCAGATGATAGTGCAGCAGAGCCAGTCACATACAGCTGCACAAAGTGCAACGAATGGCAAAGGAACCAGTTCTCGTAATGTACATACAGTCCAGTCAACAATATCTTTAACTCAGCAGCAACCCAGTGTTTCTGTTAGTCAGCCTCAAGCGTTCACTTACTCCCAGGTGCAGTCTGGACACATGATGTCCCCTCAGCCAGCTGGTCAGACGGAATATGTCCAACATATAACAGTTATACAATCCCAAGGAACAACTCAGAAACCCACCACATCTCTCAATGCAAGTACTGTTGCTCAGTCAAGTCTTCCAGGCCAACACCTGCAAGCAGGTGGAACACAACTAATAGGTCTTCTTCCCAAAACTAGTGACTCAGTGAGCCAGGGATCAGGATTGATACAGAGCGGTCAGGCAACCCAGAGCCAGCCAGTTCATGTCCAGCACCCAGGAAGTGGGGCACAACCATCTGTGCCATCTATTGGAATAGTGCAGCAGAAGTCTATAAATCAGCAAGTGAGTGGGAGTAGTAATGTTTCAGGCATTCCAGGGGGACACCTTACCATGGCTCCGGGAATACAGAACGTGCCTGCAACTGGTACAGGTGTTACTGGAGTACCAAGTACGGTGCCAAGTGTGTCTGCCACTCCTGTTACTATGCCAATTGCTCCTGCTGCTTTTGTGCAGTCTCCACTGAGCAGCCATACATCTGTCAGTAGAAGTAATAGCCTGATCCCAACAGTTGGGCTTCCAACAATGCAAGGCACATCAAATGTACACACAAGTTTGCCACAGTCAAATATTAATCAATTTCAGACTCAGAGCCAGTCACTGGTTGGCCAAATAGATGACAGAAGAAAGTCTGAACCTCTACCTCAGCCACCAATGTCTCTTATTTCTGAGAAGCCTTTTGTGAAAGTCCCCATCACAGACACCTTAACAAACCCTCTATTACCCGTTTTTGGTTTACCAGTTGATGGTGATGAAGACAG GAATCCTTCATCTGCTTTCTATGAAGCATTTCATCTGAAGTTCCGTGGGTCAAAGAAACTATGTGATAG TTCATCGAGTGCAAATGTTGTAGCCATCGACAACAAAATTGAACAGGCAATG GACCTGGTGAAAAGCCATCTGATGTATGCAGTAAGAGAAGAAGTGGAAGTCCTAAAGGAACAAATAAAGGAATTAATAGAGAAAAACTCTACCCTTGAACGGGAAAATGCACTGTTAAAATCTCTTTCCAACAATGATCAGCTGTCCCAACTCACAAATCAAGCTGGACTGAGCACTTGCCAGCAACAACAGCCTCCAgtgactacagctcccatcagtGCTCCACCGAATGCACACCCCGCGCAGCAACCGAATGTCTCTTCAGCATAA